A region of the Calditrichota bacterium genome:
AGGAGCTACCACCCGCGGCATACACGCTGACCCCCATCTTCGTCGCGGAGGCGCACGGCGCCCAGGTGGTCGACGTGGACGGCAATCGCTTCATAGACTTTGCCGGGGGGATAGGCGTGCTCAATGTCGGGCACGCT
Encoded here:
- a CDS encoding aminotransferase class III-fold pyridoxal phosphate-dependent enzyme; this encodes MQEETSPRQIPGPQSMRLMQQKQEELPPAAYTLTPIFVAEAHGAQVVDVDGNRFIDFAGGIGVLNVGHA